One Purpureocillium takamizusanense chromosome 1, complete sequence genomic window carries:
- the rna1 gene encoding Ran GAP Rna1 (COG:A~COG:T~COG:Y~EggNog:ENOG503NW7Q~BUSCO:EOG09260KNI), producing the protein MADTKKLFSLEARGLKLDTAADVEAHIADLRANDVEEVRLLGNTLGVGACKLLGEVLATKKNLRVANLADIFTGRLLSEIPEALSHLLTSILNLPKLNTINLNDNAFGLNTQAPLVAFLAAHVPLQHLYLNNNGLGPHAGILVADALSELHSKKSAVRKEGNEVPDLETVICGRNRLENGSMTAWAKAFSLHNKVQEVKMVQNGIRQEGISHLISEGLSHATELRVLDLQDNTFTLMGAKALAKVAPTWTVIRELGVGDSLLSAKGGVLLADALAQGKNQKLETLRLQYNDITTAGVKGLASAAKDALPALRRIELNGNKFSEGDESIVILQELLDERKENLAGDVVIEDEWGVDSLSDLEEESEAEEEEEEEEEVEPEERAEKLIKEAEEAQEEPVVQLKDKEVEELAKKLEKTEI; encoded by the exons atggccgacaCCAAGAAGCTCTTCTCCCTCGAGGCCAGGGGCCTCAAACTagacaccgccgccgacgtcgaggcccacattgccgacctgcgcgccaacgacgtcgaggaggttCGACTGCTGGGCAACACGCTGGGCGTCGGGGCCTGCAAGCTCCTCGGTGAGGTGCTGGCTACCAAGAAGAACCTGAGG GTCGCCAACCTCGCCGACATCTTCACCGGCCGACTGCTGTCCGAGATCCCCGAAGCCCTCTCTCACCTCCTCACCTCTATCCTCAACCTCCCGAAGCTCAACACCATCAATCTCAACGATAACGCATTCGGCCTTAACACGCaggcgccgctcgtcgctttcctcgccgcccacgtcccCTTGCAGCATCTCTACCTCAACAACAACGGTCTGGGCCCGCacgccggcatcctcgtcgccgacgccctgtcAGAGCTGCACTCCAAGAAGTCAGCCGTCCGCAAGGAAGGCAATGAGGTGCCAGACCTGGAGACGGTCATCTGCGGGCGCAATCGCCTAGAGAATGGCAGCATGACGGCATGGGCCAAGGCCTTCAGCCTGCACAACAAAGTCCAGGAGGTCAAGATGGTTCAAAACGGCATTCGCCAGGAGGGCATCTCGCACCTCATCAGTGAGGGCCTAAGCCACGCCACAGAGCTGAGAGTGCTCGATCTCCAGGATAACACTTTCACCCTCATGGGAGCAAAGGCTCTCGCCAAGGTGGCCCCCACATGGACGGTGATCCGGGAGCTCGGCGTTGGAGACTCGTTGTTGAGCGCAaagggcggcgtgctctTGGCCGATGCCTTGGCCCAAGGAAAGAATCAGAAGCTTGAGACCCTGCGCCTTCAGTACAACGACATCACGACTGCCGGCGTCAAGGGTCTCGCttccgccgccaaggacgccCTCCCGGCGCTCAGGAGAATCGAGCTCAACGGCAACAAGTTCTCGGAAGGGGATGAGTCCATTGTCATCCTGcaggagctcctcgacgagcgcaaggagaatctcgccggcgacgtcgttATCGAGGACGAGTGGGGTGTCGACAGCCTCAGCGATCTCGAAGAAGAGAGCGAGgccgaagaggaggaagaggaggaagaggaggttGAGCCCGAGGAGAGAGCTGAGAAGCTCATCAAGGAAGCTGAGGAGGCTCAAGAAGAGCCCGTCGTCCAGCTCAAGGACAAAGAGGTCGAGGAACTGGCCAAGAAGCTGGAGAAGACGGAGATTTAG
- the CYT1 gene encoding cytochrome c1 (COG:C~EggNog:ENOG503NVYB~TransMembrane:1 (o279-297i)), translated as MLARSCLRSTRALNGLRNGATTISKRAASTSSGAAGEAAPARLNFAAIASTTVAAGSLAWYYHLYGPVAHAATPAEEGLHATHYPWVHQQWFKTFDHQALRRGFQVYREVCASCHSLDRIPYRSLVGTVLTVDEAKAMAEENEYPGEPDEQGEIQMRPGKLADYIPAPYKNEEAARFANNGALPPDLSLIVKGRHGGCDYIFSLLTGYPEEPPAGAQVAPGMNFNPYFPGTGIGMARVLYDGLVEYEDGTPASTSQMAKDVVEFLNWAAEPEMDDRKKMGMKVLVVSSVLWAISVYVKRHKWAWLKSRKLAYDPPAETKVRR; from the exons ATGCTGGCAAGGTCCTGCTtgcgctcgacgcgcgccCTCAATGGGCTGCGAAATGGCGCGACCACCATCTCCAAG CGCGCCGCTTCGACCAGCTCGGGCGCTGCCGGTGAGGCCGCCCCTGCGCGATTGAACTTCGCTGCCATCGCCTCgaccaccgtcgccgccggctccctGGCTTGGTACTATCATCTTTACGGACCCGTCGCTCACGCTGCTACGCCTGCCGAGGAGGG CCTGCACGCCACGCACTACCCTTGGGTTCATCAGCAATGGTTCAAGACCTTTGACCACCAGGC TCTCCGCCGAGGTTTCCAGGTCTACCGCGAAGTctgcgccagctgccacTCCCTGGACCGAATCCCCTATCGGTCATTGGTCGGCACCGTCCTGACCGTCGatgaggccaaggccatggccgaggagaacGAGTACCCCGGTGAGCCGGATGAGCAGGGCGAGATCCAGATGCGCCCCGGCAAGCTCGCCGACTATATCCCTGCGCCCTACAAGAACGAGGAGGCTGCCCGGTTCGCCAACAACGGCGCCCTGCCCCCGGACCTGAGCTTGATCGTCAAGGGCCGCCACGGTGGCTGCGACTACATCTTCAGCCTGCTGACCGGCTACCCCGAGGAGCCCCCTGCCGGCGCCCAGGTCGCCCCCGGCATGAACTTCAACCCTTACTTCCCCGGCACCGGCATTGGCATGGCCCGTGTCCTGtacgatggcctcgtcgagtacgaggacggcacccccgcctcgacatcgcagatggccaaggacgtcgtcgagttCCTCAACTGGGCTGCGGAGCCCGAGATGGACGATCGCAAGAAGATGGGCATGAAGGTTCTGGTTGTCTCCTCGGTCCTCTGGGCCATCAGCGTCTACGTCAAGCGACACAAGTGGGCGTGGCTGAAGTCGAGGAAGCTGGCCTATGACCCCCCGGCGGAGACCAAGGTGCGCCGCTAA
- a CDS encoding uncharacterized protein (EggNog:ENOG503P2U3) → MQQNAQQVHEDLASLFSRNLTLNPELRAAAAKDSSRQEPEPALPVQSPPIVYSISQHYHHSAHVAKPVAAEQAAEHQSTSSVLAERPSSEPPQGRADSFEMILRRFGIDVASLTPAQVQLFRIADEPQKLRLIELWKICPPSRAEDIHSLAWNSTTLEQEEQFARLRLEQHQQDQAMSLDGTPVQTGDGRWTHEARDTEPYMVSGYQELMRRETERNIVDTMPRSVYSHFGTTVAGPSYTPATDPVYLGPDYVRQQQQMDMATQYGAFEQSRVAGDMDAMDVM, encoded by the coding sequence atgcAGCAAAACGCGCAGCAGGTCCACGAGGATCTTGCATCTCTGTTCTCACGCAATCTGACCCTCAACCCGGAGCtccgtgccgccgcagctaAGGACTCGTCCCGGCAggagcccgagcccgctcTTCCAGTCCAGTCGCCACCGATCGTTTACTCCATCTCACAGCACTACCATCACTCCGCTCATGTCGCGAAACCAGTCGCCGCGGAGCAAGCCGCGGAGCACCagagcacgtcgtcggttCTGGCCGAACGTCCATCGTCAGAGCCCCCCCAGGGTCGGGCGGATTCGTTTGAAATGATACTCCGCCGCTTTGGTATAGACGTCGCTAGTTTGACGCCTGCACAGGTGCAGCTCTTTCGCATTGCCGACGAGCCCCAGAAACTCCGCCTTATTGAGCTCTGGAAAATCTGTCCCCCAAGCAGAGCAGAGGATATCCACTCACTGGCATGGAACAGCACAACTCTTGAACAGGAAGAGCAGTTCGctcgcctgcgcctcgaacagcaccagcaggacCAAGCAATGAGCCTGGACGGCACTCCGGTGCAGACTGGCGATGGACGATGGACTCACGAGGCTCGCGACACTGAGCCTTATATGGTCTCGGGCTATCAGGAGCTTATGCGGCGGGAGACTGAACGCAACATCGTTGATACCATGCCTAGGAGCGTGTACAGCCATTTCGGGACGACCGTGGCCGGCCCCAGCTACACACCAGCCACCGACCCTGTTTATCTCGGCCCAGACTACGttcgacagcagcaacagaTGGACATGGCGACACAGTACGGCGCGTTTGAGCAGTCGCGTGTGGCGGGAGACATGGACGCGATGGACGTCATGTAA